A part of Candidatus Brocadia sp. genomic DNA contains:
- a CDS encoding YchF/TatD family DNA exonuclease has protein sequence MIIDTHAHLDFPEYKADLESVLSRAKEADVGCMINVGTSLASSKKSIALANRFDNIYASIGIHPHDASKVSEQDWQTLESLVKEPKVIAIGETGLDYYRNRSPHDDQQRIFRKHLTLAKSHNLPVIIHCRDAGNDCLTILNEHKNGMLKGVVHCFSGTKELAEKCIELGLYISFAGPITFSNANNLREVANSVPVERLLLETDCPFLSPQPKRGERNEPSYLSFIIPVLADVYGLSVQDIKRITTFNAYKLFGIGEPEQEGKVAYAIRNSLYINLTNRCSNVCTFCMRETYPIVKGHHLGLKKEPTAEEVIHAIGDPGGYDEAVFCGYGEPTERLDVLIAVARFLKSKGKRIRLDTNGHGDLINGRPIINELKGLIDTICISLNADTAEKYEEICKPVFGEKAYPALIQFIKDAKQVIPNVQVSIVEIPGVDVEKCKKIARELGVDFRVRKYNVLG, from the coding sequence ATGATTATCGATACCCATGCCCATCTCGATTTTCCTGAGTATAAAGCAGACCTGGAATCTGTTTTGTCTCGCGCAAAGGAAGCCGATGTGGGTTGTATGATTAATGTGGGCACAAGTCTTGCTTCGAGCAAGAAAAGTATCGCGTTAGCTAATCGATTTGACAATATATATGCCAGTATTGGGATCCATCCCCATGATGCCTCAAAGGTTTCCGAGCAGGATTGGCAAACCCTGGAATCCCTGGTTAAAGAGCCGAAGGTGATAGCAATAGGGGAAACAGGGCTTGACTATTACAGGAATCGCAGCCCCCATGACGATCAGCAGCGTATTTTTCGTAAACACCTGACCCTGGCGAAATCCCACAATTTGCCGGTGATCATCCATTGCCGTGATGCCGGTAACGATTGCTTAACAATATTAAACGAGCACAAAAATGGTATGTTAAAAGGGGTTGTGCATTGTTTCAGTGGAACGAAGGAGTTAGCAGAGAAATGTATAGAGTTGGGATTATACATATCTTTCGCAGGGCCGATTACCTTTTCAAATGCAAACAATTTGAGAGAGGTTGCCAACTCAGTTCCTGTCGAAAGGCTCCTTTTGGAAACAGATTGCCCTTTCTTGTCGCCTCAACCCAAAAGAGGTGAGCGCAACGAGCCATCCTATCTATCTTTCATTATTCCTGTACTAGCCGATGTCTATGGATTGTCTGTACAGGATATTAAACGAATTACCACCTTTAACGCGTATAAATTATTTGGAATCGGTGAGCCTGAGCAAGAAGGGAAGGTTGCTTACGCCATACGAAATTCATTATACATAAATCTCACAAATCGGTGTTCAAATGTGTGTACCTTTTGCATGAGGGAGACCTATCCTATTGTTAAGGGACACCACTTGGGATTAAAGAAAGAACCGACTGCAGAAGAGGTAATACACGCCATTGGAGATCCGGGTGGTTATGACGAGGCCGTCTTTTGTGGTTATGGTGAACCTACGGAACGACTGGATGTGTTGATAGCCGTTGCTCGATTCCTGAAATCGAAGGGAAAGCGTATTCGATTAGACACAAACGGTCATGGTGACCTGATCAACGGGAGGCCCATTATCAATGAGTTAAAAGGCCTGATCGATACCATTTGCATTAGTTTGAATGCTGATACGGCAGAAAAGTATGAAGAGATCTGTAAACCGGTTTTTGGGGAAAAGGCATATCCTGCCCTCATTCAGTTTATTAAGGACGCAAAGCAGGTGATACCCAATGTACAGGTTTCTATTGTCGAAATACCTGGTGTTGATGTTGAAAAATGTAAAAAGATAGCCCGGGAGTTGGGAGTCGATTTCAGGGTAAGAAAATATAATGTGCTTGGTTAA
- a CDS encoding 50S ribosomal protein L19, which yields MNIIDAIEKEQMKKATPQFSVGDQVDVSVKIVEGDKERVQVFSGVVIAKNGGGFKETFAVRRIVQGEGVERVFPVHSPKIVDIKVIKSGRVRRAKLYYMRERTSKGTRLQEKFETVAPKSGSTQNTKGQGQDK from the coding sequence ATGAATATTATTGATGCTATTGAAAAAGAACAAATGAAAAAAGCAACCCCGCAATTTTCTGTGGGGGATCAGGTGGATGTATCAGTAAAGATTGTTGAGGGCGATAAGGAGCGTGTACAGGTTTTTAGTGGCGTGGTAATTGCAAAGAATGGGGGTGGTTTCAAAGAAACTTTTGCCGTAAGACGAATTGTTCAGGGCGAAGGCGTTGAGCGGGTGTTTCCTGTTCATTCACCAAAGATCGTTGATATTAAAGTCATAAAATCAGGTAGAGTAAGGCGCGCAAAACTTTATTATATGCGTGAGAGAACAAGCAAGGGAACAAGATTGCAGGAAAAATTTGAAACTGTGGCGCCGAAAAGTGGCTCAACACAAAACACCAAAGGTCAGGGACAAGATAAATAG
- the trmD gene encoding tRNA (guanosine(37)-N1)-methyltransferase TrmD, which yields MRIDILTLFPEMFENVLGHSILKIAKEKGLVQYNLFNIREYAENRRCVDDRPYGGGPGMVMKPEPIFNTIEAIEQQTDVCPKKILLTPQGYRFSQPIARELAKEPYLMLICGHYEGFDERVRIGLDVMELSIGDYVLSGGEIPAMAVIDAVVRLIPGVLGDLDSTTKESFTEISLEYPQYTRPAEYRGMKVPDVLMSGNHQKIKEWQRDHAMKRTMERRPDLLNKI from the coding sequence ATGCGTATCGATATTTTAACATTATTCCCGGAGATGTTTGAAAATGTGCTTGGGCATAGCATTTTGAAGATTGCCAAAGAGAAAGGGCTTGTGCAATATAACCTCTTCAATATCCGTGAATATGCAGAAAACAGACGATGTGTGGATGATCGACCTTATGGCGGAGGGCCTGGCATGGTAATGAAGCCCGAACCTATTTTCAATACGATAGAGGCTATCGAACAACAAACAGATGTTTGTCCTAAAAAGATATTGTTAACACCTCAGGGGTACCGGTTTTCACAACCCATTGCCAGAGAACTGGCAAAAGAACCTTATTTAATGCTGATATGCGGTCATTATGAAGGGTTTGATGAGAGGGTACGGATAGGATTGGATGTGATGGAGCTTTCTATTGGCGATTATGTACTTTCTGGGGGCGAGATACCGGCGATGGCGGTTATAGATGCCGTGGTTCGCCTGATTCCGGGGGTATTAGGTGATCTGGATTCCACAACCAAAGAATCTTTTACTGAGATTTCTTTGGAGTATCCGCAATATACCCGGCCGGCGGAATACAGGGGTATGAAGGTACCTGATGTGTTGATGTCCGGGAATCATCAGAAGATAAAAGAATGGCAAAGAGACCATGCTATGAAAAGAACCATGGAAAGAAGACCGGATCTCTTAAATAAGATATAA
- the murA gene encoding UDP-N-acetylglucosamine 1-carboxyvinyltransferase: protein MDKIVIEGGNCLEGSARINGAKNAALPIMAACLLLNGRSRIKGIPNIVDIQTQSEILRNLGGEVKKLEDGTLEIMFRDGENIDKFTAPYELVRKMRASICVLGPLLSKRRRAKVSYPGGCVIGQRPIDLHIKGLSALGAQIETTEGYVNASVDRLIGTNISFTGKTVLGTCNVMTAAVLAEGTTTIEYAACEPEVQDLANFLNKAGAKITGIGENKLTIEGVQELRGVDYEIIPDRIEAGTFMIAGAITRGDITLENVKAEHMGAVIDNLREIGVEITTIGNTVRVKGNNVYHAVDLTTLPYPGMPTDMQAQFMALLCIAEGKSIITEKIFPDRFIHAAELRRMGADIRIDGPSAIIRGTPFLSGTEVMVSDLRAGAGLVLAGLVAKGTTHVHRVYHLDRGYERLEDRLSKLGAAIKRIGD from the coding sequence GTGGATAAAATCGTCATCGAGGGAGGAAATTGTTTGGAGGGAAGTGCAAGAATCAATGGAGCAAAAAACGCTGCCTTACCCATCATGGCAGCCTGTTTACTATTAAATGGCCGGTCTCGAATAAAAGGAATACCAAACATTGTCGATATCCAGACACAATCGGAAATACTGAGGAATCTTGGAGGAGAAGTAAAAAAGCTTGAGGATGGAACCCTTGAAATAATGTTCAGGGACGGGGAAAATATCGATAAATTCACGGCACCCTACGAACTTGTCAGAAAAATGAGGGCATCCATATGCGTTTTAGGCCCGTTATTAAGCAAGAGACGCAGGGCAAAAGTCTCCTATCCCGGGGGGTGTGTTATTGGTCAACGTCCCATCGATTTGCATATAAAAGGGCTTAGCGCATTGGGCGCCCAGATAGAAACGACGGAAGGTTATGTAAACGCCTCAGTGGATAGATTAATAGGGACAAATATTTCCTTCACGGGAAAAACCGTGCTTGGAACCTGTAATGTCATGACAGCAGCCGTATTGGCAGAAGGTACAACCACAATTGAGTATGCGGCATGTGAACCGGAAGTGCAGGATCTTGCAAATTTCTTAAACAAGGCAGGCGCAAAAATTACGGGAATTGGAGAGAACAAACTGACGATTGAAGGCGTTCAGGAATTACGTGGTGTTGACTATGAAATTATTCCTGATCGGATAGAGGCAGGGACCTTTATGATTGCCGGCGCTATTACCAGGGGTGACATAACACTGGAAAATGTGAAGGCAGAACATATGGGTGCGGTAATCGATAATTTAAGAGAAATCGGTGTAGAAATAACCACTATCGGTAATACCGTCAGAGTCAAAGGGAATAATGTATATCATGCCGTTGACCTGACAACGTTACCTTACCCAGGTATGCCTACCGACATGCAGGCCCAGTTTATGGCCTTGTTGTGCATTGCAGAAGGAAAAAGTATTATCACCGAAAAGATATTCCCCGATAGATTTATCCATGCTGCGGAATTACGGCGGATGGGTGCCGATATCCGGATAGATGGGCCCAGTGCGATCATAAGAGGGACGCCCTTTCTCTCCGGTACCGAAGTAATGGTCTCCGATCTGCGCGCCGGTGCAGGTCTTGTACTTGCTGGTTTGGTGGCAAAAGGGACTACGCATGTCCATCGCGTTTATCATTTAGACCGGGGATACGAGCGGCTCGAAGATCGGCTATCAAAACTAGGGGCGGCCATAAAACGCATTGGAGATTAG
- a CDS encoding YraN family protein — protein MQELPYKRAIGTKGELLAVKFLKKKGYKILQRNYWRRNGEIDVVCYDHGTIAFVEVKTRYSDKYGPPELSVTGAKKRQIIKVASQYVAEKKIEGINLRFDVVSIFYSPNKKHPTITLFKNAFTKNDLVASGT, from the coding sequence ATTCAGGAACTACCTTACAAGAGGGCTATCGGTACAAAAGGGGAGCTGCTTGCTGTAAAATTTTTGAAAAAAAAGGGATATAAAATACTGCAGCGAAATTACTGGCGCAGAAACGGGGAAATAGATGTTGTTTGTTATGATCATGGAACCATCGCATTTGTTGAGGTAAAGACACGCTATTCTGACAAATATGGTCCTCCGGAACTCTCTGTTACAGGAGCCAAAAAGAGGCAAATTATCAAGGTCGCCTCGCAGTATGTTGCAGAAAAGAAGATAGAAGGTATAAACCTGCGCTTTGACGTAGTTTCCATCTTTTACTCGCCAAATAAAAAACATCCGACGATAACACTTTTTAAAAATGCCTTTACTAAAAATGATTTGGTCGCTTCCGGGACGTAA
- the rpsP gene encoding 30S ribosomal protein S16, producing MAVRIRMKRMGRKNRPYYRIGAFDAHEERDGKVIENLGTYDPLESNNEKQVTLKKDRVEYWLSVGAKPTESVAAVLKKFGIPFKK from the coding sequence ATGGCTGTAAGGATTAGAATGAAGAGGATGGGCCGTAAGAATAGGCCGTATTATAGGATTGGGGCATTTGATGCCCATGAAGAACGAGACGGAAAGGTGATTGAAAATCTGGGAACGTATGACCCTCTGGAATCAAATAATGAAAAGCAGGTTACTTTGAAAAAAGACCGGGTGGAGTATTGGTTGAGTGTGGGTGCAAAGCCGACGGAGTCAGTTGCTGCCGTACTGAAAAAGTTTGGTATTCCATTCAAAAAATAA
- the rpmE gene encoding 50S ribosomal protein L31, with amino-acid sequence MKEGIHPEYRETIVTCGCGETFKTRSTKQKIAVEVCSKCHPFYTGRQKFVDSAGQIEKFHKRFQKSQKTEEVVKQK; translated from the coding sequence ATGAAGGAAGGAATTCATCCGGAATATAGAGAAACTATTGTAACATGTGGATGTGGTGAGACTTTCAAGACACGGTCAACAAAACAGAAAATTGCTGTAGAAGTCTGCTCGAAGTGCCACCCATTTTATACAGGCAGACAGAAGTTTGTTGATAGTGCAGGCCAAATAGAAAAGTTTCACAAGAGGTTTCAAAAGAGTCAAAAGACTGAAGAAGTTGTAAAACAAAAATGA
- a CDS encoding DUF2283 domain-containing protein: MYIQLKEERVLDNIDIEDGVTIDIDEKGHIIGIEILDATKKLSRKDLSNIIIENLPLEKVETASIKKNKAVWLQSM; this comes from the coding sequence TTGTATATCCAACTAAAAGAGGAACGTGTACTCGATAATATTGACATCGAAGACGGAGTTACCATTGACATTGATGAAAAAGGGCACATCATTGGCATCGAAATCCTCGATGCAACCAAAAAACTGTCTCGTAAGGATCTCTCAAACATAATTATCGAGAACCTTCCTCTTGAGAAAGTTGAAACTGCTTCGATTAAAAAAAATAAAGCCGTGTGGCTACAATCCATGTAA
- the prmC gene encoding peptide chain release factor N(5)-glutamine methyltransferase: MPPETHETNTPHKDSKQNANYHPLIPDSQDKDVTGGIKNAFPDKYTVSSLVQWASKMLQMHGVDSPRLDAEVILSYLLGCKRIDLYVNPEKPVENTIVISYQKAVRRRAQRVPLQYITNHAEFMSLDFYVDERVLIPRPETELLVEAVLKRSQILSQENKIIVVDIGVGSGNIAITLAKKLEKARIFAIDISPNALAVARINAQRHEVLDKITFLCGDIFKPLEGYGIESKVNFIVSNPPYISSDEFNTLQKEVRDYEPYAALVSSQDGLHMFKRIISQANTWLKPGSFIIFEVGEKQAQQVAWLFEKTGCFKKPECMKDYQHIYRIVIAQREGDCG, from the coding sequence ATGCCGCCCGAGACTCATGAAACAAACACGCCCCATAAAGATTCAAAACAAAATGCAAATTACCACCCATTAATTCCGGATTCCCAGGATAAAGACGTTACCGGAGGAATTAAAAATGCATTTCCAGACAAATATACCGTATCCAGTCTCGTTCAGTGGGCAAGTAAGATGTTACAAATGCATGGCGTCGATTCCCCACGTCTGGATGCGGAGGTTATTTTATCATATCTCCTGGGTTGTAAACGCATCGACCTCTATGTAAATCCTGAAAAGCCCGTAGAAAATACTATTGTAATAAGTTACCAAAAAGCCGTCCGGAGGCGCGCACAGCGGGTTCCGCTACAATATATCACAAATCATGCAGAATTTATGTCCCTGGATTTTTACGTAGATGAACGGGTGTTAATCCCACGCCCTGAAACGGAATTACTCGTAGAGGCCGTTTTAAAAAGATCGCAAATTCTGTCTCAAGAAAATAAAATCATTGTTGTAGATATTGGGGTAGGAAGTGGTAACATTGCAATAACTTTGGCAAAAAAGCTAGAGAAAGCCAGGATATTTGCCATAGACATATCACCTAATGCCTTAGCGGTAGCCAGGATCAATGCCCAAAGACACGAAGTACTCGATAAGATCACATTTTTATGTGGCGATATCTTCAAACCGCTCGAAGGATACGGAATCGAATCAAAGGTAAATTTCATAGTATCCAACCCCCCTTACATATCAAGTGACGAATTCAATACCTTACAAAAGGAGGTAAGGGATTATGAACCGTATGCAGCACTTGTCAGTAGCCAGGATGGTTTGCACATGTTCAAACGTATTATCTCACAGGCAAATACATGGCTCAAGCCAGGAAGTTTTATCATTTTTGAGGTCGGTGAAAAGCAGGCACAACAGGTAGCGTGGTTGTTCGAGAAGACAGGGTGTTTTAAAAAGCCGGAATGTATGAAGGACTATCAGCACATATACCGCATCGTCATTGCACAAAGGGAGGGAGATTGTGGATAA
- a CDS encoding PAS domain-containing protein: protein MSSISDEKKLYHRIKVLSDAFLLSSRALEYKSFLRTITRHFKVFTEADASVLLLNNEENLTPVCSVGIPFSKIKDACLPCSTRLKDIITRPVIDVRYTSFMNTPIIHNRKLIGLSAVFSIIPEKFHTFEHDKYESLLLTMLAGYIAVSIENATLINTLKSIERSKSEWECAFDTIDDLISIHDADFTIIRANKAVAKKFNMDIKSIIGKKCYKIFHGTEAPWKKCPHRKSMETMTPCTEEIEDPHMCGIFHISAFPYFDDAGKFIGSIHVTKDITIQKKLLDQVTQ, encoded by the coding sequence ATGTCATCTATTTCAGATGAAAAGAAGCTATACCACCGCATAAAGGTCCTCTCGGACGCTTTTTTGCTATCATCCAGAGCTTTAGAGTACAAATCATTTTTACGGACGATAACAAGACACTTTAAGGTATTTACCGAAGCAGATGCATCAGTACTTCTGTTAAATAATGAAGAAAACCTCACACCGGTTTGTTCTGTAGGAATTCCTTTCTCCAAGATTAAGGATGCGTGCCTGCCATGTTCTACACGGTTGAAAGACATTATTACCCGTCCCGTCATAGATGTACGATATACGTCCTTTATGAATACCCCCATTATTCACAACCGGAAACTGATCGGGCTATCGGCTGTATTTAGTATTATACCCGAGAAATTTCATACTTTTGAACATGATAAATACGAAAGCCTTCTCCTGACTATGCTGGCCGGTTATATCGCCGTGAGTATTGAAAATGCAACTTTGATTAATACACTCAAGTCAATAGAACGTTCTAAATCGGAGTGGGAATGCGCCTTCGATACCATTGATGATTTAATCAGCATACACGATGCAGACTTTACTATTATCAGGGCGAACAAGGCGGTAGCCAAAAAATTCAATATGGATATTAAGTCGATTATTGGAAAAAAGTGTTATAAGATTTTTCACGGCACGGAAGCACCATGGAAGAAATGTCCACACCGTAAATCTATGGAGACGATGACTCCATGTACAGAAGAGATCGAAGACCCCCATATGTGCGGCATCTTTCATATCTCTGCATTTCCCTATTTTGATGATGCGGGGAAGTTCATAGGTTCAATACACGTAACGAAGGATATAACCATACAAAAGAAGCTGCTGGATCAAGTGACTCAGTAA
- a CDS encoding peptidase S8, producing the protein MTPLELVKLPSLMERTSGRGELKIGLIDGPIALDHPDLARGNISEVSRRMSSTCTQTSSSACLHGTFVAGILTARRGSVAPAICPGCTLLVHPIFTETEMTNGEMPSATPEELAQAILGSINAGAQVLNVSASLAQPSLKSERALEEALDYAAKREVLVVVAAGNQGTLGSTAITRHPWVIPVVAYDLQRKPMNHSNLGNSIGRRGLGAPGENVTSLGSTGQPLTLGGTSAAAPFVTGAIALLWSAFPAATAAQVKFAVTQAYAPRRTTVVPPLLNAWGSYQFLMTANTRR; encoded by the coding sequence ATGACCCCTTTGGAATTGGTTAAACTTCCCTCTTTGATGGAACGCACAAGTGGTCGCGGGGAGTTGAAAATTGGGCTCATCGATGGACCCATCGCTCTGGACCATCCTGATCTAGCCCGCGGAAATATCAGCGAAGTCTCACGAAGAATGAGCAGCACCTGTACCCAAACCAGCAGCAGCGCCTGTCTGCATGGTACCTTTGTAGCTGGGATTCTAACCGCAAGGCGGGGATCGGTGGCTCCAGCGATTTGCCCTGGCTGTACTCTCCTGGTGCATCCTATCTTTACCGAAACGGAAATGACCAACGGTGAGATGCCGAGCGCAACCCCAGAGGAACTTGCCCAGGCCATTCTCGGCAGTATTAACGCGGGTGCTCAAGTACTGAACGTTAGCGCGTCTCTCGCCCAACCCTCCCTCAAAAGCGAGCGCGCATTAGAAGAAGCTTTGGATTATGCCGCTAAGCGCGAGGTGCTCGTGGTTGTAGCGGCGGGCAATCAGGGAACCCTTGGCAGCACCGCTATTACCCGCCACCCCTGGGTCATACCGGTGGTGGCGTATGATCTTCAACGCAAGCCTATGAATCACTCGAACCTGGGAAATTCAATTGGACGGCGGGGACTGGGCGCGCCCGGTGAGAACGTTACCAGTCTCGGATCGACGGGTCAGCCCTTGACACTCGGTGGCACCAGTGCCGCCGCCCCTTTTGTGACCGGCGCCATTGCGTTGTTGTGGTCAGCGTTTCCCGCGGCGACTGCGGCGCAAGTGAAATTTGCCGTCACACAAGCGTATGCACCCAGGCGAACGACGGTGGTGCCGCCGTTGTTGAACGCGTGGGGGTCTTATCAATTCCTGATGACAGCGAATACGAGGAGATGA
- a CDS encoding signal recognition particle protein → MFEAIANSLEGVFSKLRGKGRLTEANIKDGLHEVRLALLEADVNYKVVKDFIQHATERAVGEEVIKSIAPGQQVIKIVHDELIKLMGESDTSIPFKDGEPMLIMLVGLQGSGKTTTAGKLAKTILSKGRKPLLVAADVQRPAAIEQLKVLGQQLNVPVYFEANSQPVKICKNAVRHARENTNDVVILDTAGRLHIDDELMLELKEIKEKLKPDQIYFVCDSMTGQDAVNSAKEFNTQLGFDGAILTKLDGDTRGGAALSIRAVTGKPIKFVGIGEKLDRLEEFHPDRMASRILGMGDVVSLVERAQQAIDLEEAQKLSRKIQDDTLSLDDFLMQLQQIKKMGPIKEILGMIPGMGNKMDGLNVDEKQLQRVEAIIRSMTIQERAVPDIINGSRRQRIANGSGTTIQDVNQLLKQFKSMKKLMKHFKGNEKSLKKMKQLSNSLPFGKGMMR, encoded by the coding sequence ATGTTTGAAGCAATTGCAAATAGTTTGGAAGGTGTTTTTAGCAAACTTCGCGGGAAGGGACGTCTCACGGAGGCCAACATCAAGGATGGGTTGCATGAGGTACGTTTGGCGCTCCTTGAGGCAGATGTAAATTATAAAGTCGTTAAGGATTTTATCCAACATGCTACGGAGCGTGCCGTTGGTGAAGAAGTGATTAAGAGTATTGCCCCAGGCCAGCAAGTTATCAAGATTGTTCACGATGAGTTGATTAAACTGATGGGGGAGTCTGATACATCGATTCCTTTTAAGGATGGTGAGCCGATGTTGATCATGCTGGTGGGGTTGCAGGGTAGCGGAAAAACGACCACGGCGGGAAAACTTGCCAAAACGATACTTTCGAAAGGGAGAAAGCCCCTACTCGTGGCCGCGGATGTGCAGCGACCCGCTGCGATCGAGCAGTTGAAGGTGTTGGGTCAACAACTCAATGTCCCGGTGTACTTTGAAGCGAATTCTCAGCCTGTCAAGATATGCAAGAATGCCGTCAGGCATGCCAGAGAGAATACAAATGATGTTGTTATCCTTGATACTGCAGGAAGGTTACATATCGACGATGAACTGATGTTGGAATTAAAGGAGATCAAAGAAAAACTCAAGCCGGATCAGATCTATTTTGTTTGTGATTCGATGACGGGTCAGGATGCCGTTAACAGCGCAAAGGAATTCAACACCCAGTTAGGGTTTGATGGTGCGATTTTAACCAAGCTCGATGGTGATACGAGGGGTGGGGCTGCCCTCTCGATACGGGCGGTTACCGGGAAGCCGATTAAATTTGTAGGTATCGGAGAGAAGTTAGATCGCCTGGAAGAGTTTCATCCGGATCGCATGGCCTCAAGGATACTTGGGATGGGAGACGTTGTATCTCTTGTAGAACGGGCCCAGCAAGCGATTGATCTGGAAGAGGCCCAGAAGCTGAGCAGGAAAATACAAGACGACACGCTTAGCCTGGACGATTTTCTTATGCAACTTCAACAGATTAAAAAGATGGGGCCGATAAAGGAAATTCTGGGGATGATTCCGGGTATGGGAAATAAGATGGATGGCCTGAATGTGGATGAAAAGCAGCTACAGAGGGTTGAAGCGATAATCAGATCCATGACAATTCAGGAAAGGGCGGTACCGGACATTATTAACGGGAGCAGGAGACAGCGAATAGCCAATGGAAGCGGAACAACCATTCAGGATGTAAATCAATTGCTAAAACAGTTTAAGTCAATGAAGAAATTGATGAAACATTTTAAAGGAAATGAAAAAAGTCTGAAGAAAATGAAACAGTTATCCAATAGTTTGCCCTTTGGTAAGGGGATGATGCGATAA
- a CDS encoding N-acetyltransferase translates to MLRKAIIEDVEKIYKLINDFAAKNVMLPRSLSELYENIRDFFVFIEDDNLVGCAALHIFWKDLAEIKSVAVLESHQRKGVGKKLAMACIREAKKLQIAKMFVLTYVPEFFEKCGFRRVEKETLPHKIWSECVKCHKFPDCGEIPLIYELNKNNGRGTAS, encoded by the coding sequence ATGTTACGAAAAGCAATCATTGAAGATGTAGAAAAGATTTATAAACTCATTAACGACTTTGCAGCAAAAAATGTGATGCTGCCTCGTTCGTTAAGCGAACTCTATGAAAATATCCGGGATTTTTTTGTATTCATAGAGGATGATAACCTGGTTGGTTGTGCAGCCCTGCATATTTTCTGGAAGGATCTCGCAGAGATAAAATCGGTCGCTGTGCTGGAATCTCACCAACGTAAAGGTGTTGGTAAAAAACTCGCGATGGCCTGCATACGGGAGGCAAAGAAATTGCAAATTGCGAAGATGTTTGTCCTTACCTATGTGCCTGAATTCTTTGAGAAATGCGGATTCCGCAGGGTAGAAAAAGAAACCCTTCCTCACAAGATATGGTCAGAATGTGTCAAATGCCACAAATTCCCTGACTGTGGGGAAATCCCGCTGATTTACGAATTGAATAAAAACAATGGAAGAGGTACTGCTTCTTAA
- the prfA gene encoding peptide chain release factor 1 codes for MNDKLLKKLEKIYERYTELEKLLSDPEVIADSGRYTACIKEHGSLSKMANKYMQLTETLARKKETEGLLSQEGEDKELARMAQDELGFLEKQEEALFDEIKGLFVTEDKISGKNVIAEIRAGTGGEEAAIFAADLFRMYTKYAENQGWKVELFDCSETDLGGFREVTFSIEGNNVYQKLRFESGTHRVQRVPRTEASGRVHTSTATVAILPEIEEVEIDINPNDILVDTFRASGPGGQKVNKTSSAVRITHVPTGLVVKCLDEKSQHKNRAKAMRILRSRLYELIEGQKRNERDQIRRDQIGTGDRSEKIRTYNYPQNRVTDHRINFSVHNLEQVMLGHLDEIIDALMGYYKEEQLKQLAASI; via the coding sequence ATGAATGATAAGTTGTTAAAAAAATTAGAAAAAATATACGAAAGATACACTGAACTGGAGAAGCTGTTGTCTGACCCTGAGGTGATTGCAGATTCGGGTCGTTATACCGCATGTATAAAGGAACACGGCAGCCTTTCGAAAATGGCAAACAAATATATGCAACTGACGGAAACCCTTGCCAGGAAGAAGGAAACTGAGGGTCTTTTATCCCAGGAGGGCGAAGATAAGGAATTAGCCAGGATGGCTCAGGATGAGTTAGGGTTCCTGGAAAAACAGGAAGAAGCATTATTTGATGAAATTAAGGGGTTGTTTGTCACGGAGGATAAAATTTCTGGCAAAAATGTAATTGCCGAAATACGTGCCGGCACAGGTGGCGAGGAGGCTGCTATCTTTGCGGCCGACCTGTTCCGCATGTACACTAAATATGCAGAAAATCAGGGGTGGAAGGTAGAGCTTTTTGACTGCAGCGAAACAGACCTGGGGGGATTCAGAGAAGTCACCTTTTCCATCGAAGGAAACAACGTGTACCAAAAGTTGCGCTTCGAAAGTGGAACCCATCGTGTTCAAAGGGTGCCGCGGACAGAAGCCAGCGGCAGGGTTCACACATCAACGGCAACGGTAGCTATTCTCCCGGAAATTGAAGAGGTAGAAATTGATATCAACCCAAACGATATTTTAGTGGACACATTCCGCGCCTCTGGCCCTGGCGGGCAAAAGGTCAATAAAACCAGTTCTGCTGTCAGGATTACGCACGTTCCTACGGGGTTAGTTGTAAAATGCCTTGATGAAAAATCCCAGCACAAAAACCGGGCAAAGGCCATGCGTATCTTAAGAAGTCGCTTGTACGAATTAATCGAGGGACAAAAGCGGAATGAACGTGACCAAATACGCCGGGATCAGATTGGAACCGGGGACCGCAGTGAGAAAATACGCACCTATAACTATCCGCAAAATCGAGTTACTGATCATCGGATAAACTTCTCCGTGCACAATCTGGAACAAGTCATGCTGGGACATCTTGACGAAATCATTGACGCTTTAATGGGCTATTATAAAGAAGAGCAATTAAAGCAACTTGCAGCAAGCATCTAA